TATTGAGCAATTGCATGGCACAAAAAATTCAAGCAATAATCGACTAGCTTCTATTTGAATTACAGGAGCCATGAAGATCTCTACAACAATAGCAGTGGGAGTTATTCTAAACTCAACTCCActgtttattttgatacaacAGCATATCAACATGTCTATGATCAGAATATTCAAAAGCCTATAtggaaaacagaaaattataaaattcactCGTGGCAAAAACCCCCCTCCTAAaacatttaaatgaattatcaaAACATAGATAATTCTCAGAACTTCTGACAGTCAGTATTTCTAAATGCCAAGAAGGAAAGAACCCATCCTAGCACCATTCAAGCCGATGCCAATATGTGCACAATTTGAATTAGACGGAAACTATTTGAAAAGACACATTGTGTTCCAATAGTGAAGTAGTCATAAAAGTGATCCCTTTCACCTGACTAGAACCATTTTGTTTCCTAGCAGTTCATCAccctttttattattaatgcaATTAGTAATCAGAAATACATTTCTATAGGCTAATATTACGGTTAGGATTATGAAACCTTTACGATTCTAGGGTTGGATATTCGTGGTTTGCAATTTTTAGTTGATGGAAGCTGTTTCTTTGTTGGACATTGTTGTGTACTAGTACATTATTGATATGAATTTTAGGTCTTTGAGTTAGCTTTGCGTAGTGTAAAGGTTATTTAACTGGATGTATTTCTGTTTACCTTTATTCTCCATTTTTCAAACCGATTTTCTAATGTGATGTTCTTGTATTTTCACTACGGATCTTTCAGTTCTCTGATAATATGGCTGCATCACTGGTAAATATTACAAGTGCAGTATGTCTTAGAGGTTAGCAGCTCTGATGTGAATAGGACGTACAGCAGTGGCTCAATGACACTCCCTTATGAAACTCCCAGTGAATCATTTTTGATATTCcattaaatatatatgtatatgtagtAATACTATTGCTTTTTGTGGTAGTATTTACTAAAAGGAAACATTTTTGACGTAAACTAGGCATATGTATTGGCTCATTGtccataaatcaaaattttccttgGAAAACAAGATACTACTATACCAATAAATCTACAAGCCGGTTTGGACTTatggtattatttatttattttttttactttctatgAACTATTTTAGGGTGATTTTCAATGGTTAATGCGTACTAGGATAAGAATAACCTTAGCAGTAGATGAAAAGGATCGTTTAATGCCACAAAGTTTGCATCATGTAGATGGACACTTTTTACCTCCATTAAAAGGCAAATGTGCTCCAAATGTTTTACCAGTATTAGCACTAAATGAGGTGAGCAAAGACTGAAATATCTGTTGAAGTTATTGTATTTTTAGAAGCACTTCAATacaacataaattaaaaatattggtctATAAAGTAAATAGGGTTAGAATTTGTTAATTATGTTCACAAtaacatttttagaaattaatataCTAAATTCTCTTATTTTGAATAACTGAAATGAAATGTACTCAAATCatattatcaacaaaaccaAGTACACATTTAAAAGTTTAATCTTTGGTGagaaaaaaagtcattttgtATAGTTACTTCCAAACTAAAATCTGGAGTATTATATGAGTTTAATGGAAATTGGAAAGGTATTTTAATAGTATGCAACTCAGAAGTGATCGTTTTTGTCCATCTTTCACTTTTACAAGCCAAACTAAAAGGTATAGAAGGGCAGTTTGAGGGAAGAGTAACTTTTTAGAGATTGACATTgctttataatttaaaaaacagaaaaaacctcATAAAAATGTTATCTCTTAATGTGCTACGTCCTATGGAATTTTTTGAAAgtggttttttgttttcaaattagccatataaacacGGATGATTCTAAAGTCCGGGGTCGCCATTTACCTGTAACAGCATTGAAAATGGTTGATAAAATCAGTGCCCTCATACCTACTAATCTTTAAATAAAAGTACGTGAACTGGCTaacaaagtaaatatttcaaccgAACGggtatattatattttacatgAAAGGTTACATATGAAAAAACTCTCTGCAAAGTTATCAGAAGCTCACTTGAATTGAATGGCCAATATTATACTAATTTATAGAGGCGAAATATATGCTTTATTTTACAAACAGATTTGGTAATCCAAGTCATCTAATGGAGTGGAAAAGTTAACATCTTATTTTGAAGAGATGcattcaaataatattgaatgtatttgAAGATTGTGCTGCTTAGCTGACTAAACAAAAGATTGGATGttagaaaacaatatttcaatttcaaagtgGGTTTCGTCGATTTCAATCTTGTGGAACAGTTTTACACGACATGACTCCTGAACTTCAGTTAATAGTGTGCCAAAACGAATAGACAGTAATTAGTTGAAAGACGATTTTATTCATGACGGCACAGagacttaacatgcaaatctcatgcgagaaaacacaaagcatggtaatatccaaagacccaataagatgcaagttggtagtaaatgagcgcattatagagcaagtaatgaatttcaactacttgggcgtagaaacaacgagcagcagaaacaaaacggacgaggtagataagcagatcaagaaagcaactagaatattgggatatttacgggacattatatggagaaataaatatataagcttagaaagtaagacgcgaatctacaagacctgtatcagacccatactaacctatgccgcagaaacaagggcagacacaacacaaacaaagagaaaaatgagaacagcagagatgaagatattacgaacaataaagggtaccacactccacgatagaatatccaacacagataccttaagagaactgggagtacaagatgtcgttagatgggtaagagcaagacggcGACAATGGAgggaccatgtagaacgaatggctccagaacggattgccaaatgggccaaaacacagaaaccagacacaagacgcccaatcggtaggcccccaaaacgctggtacgatagctggacatcggcgtcgcaagagggcagatgacagaccttacaggacctcgtcctactacaagaagaagaagacgatTTTATTCagttaaattgatttttgaaaaaaaaatctatataagatatttttccccattacaaaaatttatttttgaataaatgtgtTTGTTATATCTATTGGTAAAATCTAACAATCTATTTAGGAGTTTTCGAGTTTATAGTAAACTGGAAGGGATACGCGATGGACgactttattttataatatgtagTGATTATAGcagttttgaattatttagttttctacTTTCCAGGTATTTATGGGCGAAACTTTGTCAGCAAGAGTATCTCATCTTCAAATGAGACTGAACAATACAGAACAAGTTACAAATGTCAAATGTTCAGGTATTTGTGTGTCAACTGGAACAGGCTCTACTTCTTGGCATTTAAGTATTAATAGGGTTTCCAATCAAAGTATTGCTGAAATTTTAAGGCTACTTTCCATTCATCCCGATGAAGATAGAGATAATTTAGCCAGAACATTAGCAAacgtttataataaaaatctcattttcaaACCTGGTAAGGatatggaaattaatatttcatgaCCATAGTAAACCTAAAAATCTTTTCTCATTATAAAGGATACCAAGAATTATTGCTTTCTTACaactatattttctaatatatatatatatatatatatatatatatatatatatatatatatatatatttacattagCTACATGAAATATCACAAAACATGTTTGCACAATataatgttaaatatttaatactttATAAGGGTAACTAAAAAACGACCTACTGAGTTTGtagtatttatttctttttaagtCATTGTCGAATTGCTGCTACATATCGTATTAAGGAAGTAATATCATGATACACAGAGATAACGCTactactaaatttatttttacaggTCGTTTGCCGCGGTAATGAACAACCAAATAAGGGGAATTTATAATCAAAgttcataaaatcaaaaaccAAATAACCAACCCATCAAATGATCGCATTTACCTACGATATACGGCATGGCTCGATTATAATGCCGTTATCAAATAGCGAAATTCTTATCTTTACATACAATTTGTCTAGGTCcatattacaataattaattttcagaataaGTGATTCATTTTAAACtatagttaaataaataaacttcaatatattttccgagctttcaaatatatatatatatatatatatatatatatatatatatatatatatatatatatatatatatatatatatatatatatatatattaatgatTCCCTTTCactctttcttattttttgttatccTTCTGCCTACCATCTTTTCCTTGGCCTTCCTTTTCGTTTTGTTCTTCCCTATTCTATGTCCATCATTTTTTCAGTTGCTTTAAAATTTGGCATTCTCTGGATGTGACCCAGCCACTCTATcttttggatcttattattttgtttagttcTGCTTCCCCAAATAAATTCCGTTATTTGCTCTTTTCAACCATAATTCTCCCTCTTTTTTACCCCTTAGTATCCTTATGAGTATTGTCCTTTCCATTATATCCAACTTGTCTTCCTCTGCTTTGTTAAGAGTCCACAAATATGACCTGCCAATTTACTCAGTCTTCATACATTTCCTACGAAGCCTAACCTAAAAGCCTGTGATACTGTTAAACCATTTGTACAGCATTATGAATGATCTTAGTATCCTTAAAAAACTTATAAGTCTTACAAAAATGACACTCGAAAATACAAAAACTAAGGTTAAGATAAatcaaagaatataaaaatgtttccagaCCAAGACAGGACTAAAACAGGGAAATCCTTTTTCCACTACGCGTTTTATTAGAATGGATAGTAAGTGAAATCAGTTTGAACAGAACAAGGACACTAAAAACACGAATAACGCAACTACTGGTATATGCAGATGATGTAGTAATCCTTTCAACATCGGAAAACGAGCTTAAGGAACCTTCAGAGCCTTCATAGAAATGGCAGAGACAGTAAATCTACAAAGATAAATCGAAGTTCATGATAATGACAACACCACAAAGGAAAAGAGCAATGAGAAGTTTGTTAATACAATTGAACGAAGAAAAGGCAATGAGCTTagttcaaagttatgtatatctCTGGGAGGTTATTAAGGACAACGGTGACGAAGGAGAAAATCTGGAAGCGAGGATGACGAGGGGAAGTAAAGAATTGGGTATAATGAATACTAATatagcaaaaacaaaaaggctCCTGGAAACAAGCGAAATGAAAGTCCTACGAAAACTTACTGGGAAAATGCTCCTAGACAGGGAATGTAGCGACGACATAAGGCAAAAATGCAGAGTGGAAAACATTAACTAATGGGTACTGAGCAAGAAAGCGCGAATGGGACGAATACCTAAATGGAATGAGCGAGAAAAGAATAGTAAGGATAGCACGAGACAACTCACCACTGGGGAGAAGAAGTATGGGAAGGCCACGAAAAAGATGGAGTGATAATCTTACCATCTATTGAGGCAATAGAATGATCAGGCAATCTGCCTAAAATGGAgtaggaaaaagaagaagaggtaTTACacataattcgaaatattttttctataatcttcAAGTAGGTACTTTTAGTAGGGTTTCCGGTTCATAGTCAGTAGTTAGGTATGAGCTGTGCAAGTGTACGTTGTATTAAAGACCAAATTATTcttgaataaaagttttgtgaACAATAAAGTATTAGCAACCATGGCTCCAAGATTTGCAGATTCGGTAAATGCCTTACTAGGTCCTAGCACAGAGAGATGCCAAACAGTTGAAAAGAGACGACAACATCTGTCAATAGATTCTCAAAAAGTGATTGTAACTATTTTTAACCAACTTTGTAGTCGGTAGAAGAGATGCTATCCAGGAAACAATGTTTATGAAAATACCTCTCAGACTACACTCTACAAAATTGCAAAGCAATGCGACGAAAGAGGGATGTTtcaggaatttttttaaaagtaaaaccTGATAGATTAACTCCCATAGGGAAACAATCTACAGTATGTTCGCATCAAACATAATGCCAAATTTTCAAGGTATTCTTGCAAAACTGAAAAGGAAACAGATCTTTAAGGTATGTTCAGTACGAACACTGGGAAACTTTTAAGGAAAACATGGTTTTAGATACAAAACAGTAAATAAAAggaaaacattaataaaaagtagTCGTTTGAAGAGTATCATAATCTATTACTTAGATCAAACATGGTTTGCTAGTCATGATACTGTTAGCTCTTTAGATCACCACCAGGATATTGAAGGTCACACTGTTTTAAGATTACCTCCGCACAACTGTGTTTAAAATCCGATCGAATCAATATGGTCCCGACTAAAAAGATAggcaacatttctcataaaaattcCTCCTCCGTTGTGGAACTGATAATGAAAGAATGATCAAACATTAGAACCTTGAATTTGGAGAAATGCCACGAGAAAAGAGTTGAAAACCAATATATACAAAATCTACCAATTTTAAATAGGGAGAAGAATGTGATGCTAGcgattttgaataattgtacatgtgttatataatattgacttttgtatttatattatggcaacaaaaacaagaaaaaccaaaaaatgtcTTGCAACTTTCATCAAAAAGTGTAACTTTTCTCTTCTTAAGTTACAAACAGAACTTTGAAgcaacaaattcatttttttatttaattttattatcttcgcAAGTTATATTAAGTACAATTCTTAATGTTGGGTTCCTTATCTACGTTTATAAGCCGATTATGGTTTTATAAAGTTAGAACATCTGTGATAACATTTTCGCTATTTCATGACCagcattattatatattatatatttggatTAGTTTCGAAAATTTAGTTTGCAAAAACCCCTAAGTGAACATTTTTAAGTGATATATCATCTTGTTTactaaattttagttttcttgtaCTTTGAAACCTAAACTTTCATTGTTGTTCAGTTAAATTGAACATAATGTATACCAataatcacaattacactattttATATGTTATACCAAATAGGATCACTCTCCTTGTTATCTAAATGCaagtcagtgtaattgtgaatgttggtgtaggggatattaaatagtatgttcaatatgaatatcccCAAAGGTTCCAAAATTTACAGCTTGGTCAATTCTAATTTTCAGATGATAAGCGAATGGGATACACAATCCGAGACTTGATATCATCAGGAGTTTGGCCTCACCCTAAAGGAATTAAGCCGCGGGGGTTCGTTTctacaattgaaataaaatctcaTTGCTTTGATGCATATTTAGTGCTAGATGGAGGTATATCTTTTCCGTTCAATGATGGAGCGGTTGCAGTGCTGGAAACTTTACCAGAAGATGCTCTTAGAACTGTTATATTTCCCAAATGACAACTGGAGGTTTGATATGTACTGGAAACACATTTGGATTATATCAAAACGATATTTATAAGATGAAGATGGTTAATACACTCAGTATTACTAGCATATATTA
This DNA window, taken from Diorhabda sublineata isolate icDioSubl1.1 chromosome 4, icDioSubl1.1, whole genome shotgun sequence, encodes the following:
- the LOC130442507 gene encoding NAD kinase 2, mitochondrial, with the protein product MYNPRTLTRSVISGIFKNINMRTKHISNETKPMKMEKALIVSKLSRYEYEKTKHKNLSDKELETLLRKRGSNYEKLISFHYLHKEFEEHLKNTLLALGTEVEVVNRFSCTDEKVEEADIIIPIGGDGTFLLAASRVLNNKKPVIGFNSDPTRSEGYLCLPRWCSLNVCKTIEKLKQGDFQWLMRTRIRITLAVDEKDRLMPQSLHHVDGHFLPPLKGKCAPNVLPVLALNEVFMGETLSARVSHLQMRLNNTEQVTNVKCSGICVSTGTGSTSWHLSINRVSNQSIAEILRLLSIHPDEDRDNLARTLANVYNKNLIFKPDDKRMGYTIRDLISSGVWPHPKGIKPRGFVSTIEIKSHCFDAYLVLDGGISFPFNDGAVAVLETLPEDALRTVIFPK